A single Tamandua tetradactyla isolate mTamTet1 chromosome X, mTamTet1.pri, whole genome shotgun sequence DNA region contains:
- the SLC6A8 gene encoding sodium- and chloride-dependent creatine transporter 1, giving the protein MAKKSAENGIYSVSGDEKKGALIAPGPDGAPAKGDGPAGLGAPGGLLAVPPRETWTRQMDFIMSCVGFAVGLGNVWRFPYLCYKNGGGVFLIPYVLIALIGGIPIFFLEISLGQFMKAGSINVWNICPLFKGLGYASMVIVFYCNTYYIMVLAWGFYYLVKSFTTTLPWATCGHAWNSPDCVEIFRHEDCANASLANLTCDQLADRRSPVIEFWENKVLRLSGGLEVPGALNWEVTLCLLACWVLVYFCVWKGVKSTGKIVYFTATFPYVVLVVLLVRGVLLPGALDGIVYYLKPDWSKLGSPQVWIDAGTQIFFSYAIGLGALTALGSYNRFNNNCYKDAIILALINSGTSFFAGFVVFSILGFMAAEQGVHISKVAESGPGLAFIAYPRAVTLMPVAPLWAALFFFMLLLLGLDSQFVGVEGFITGLLDLLPASYYFRFQREISVALCCILCFVIDLSMVTDGGMYVFQLFDYYSASGTTLLWQAFWECVVVAWVYGADRFMDDIACMIGYRPCPWMKWCWSFFTPLVCMGIFIFNVVYYEPLVYNNTYVYPWWGEAMGWGFALSSMLCVPLHLAACLLRAKGTMAERWQHLTQPVWGLHHLEYRAQDSDVRGLTTLTPVSENGKVVVVESVM; this is encoded by the exons ATGGCAAAGAAGAGCGCGGAGAACGGCATCTACAGCGTGTCCGGCGACGAGAAGAAGGGCGCCCTGATCGCGCCCGGGCCCGACGGGGCCCCGGCCAAGGGCGATGGCCCCGCCGGCCTGGGGGCGCCCGGCGGCCTCCTGGCTGTGCCACCGCGCGAGACCTGGACGCGCCAGATGGACTTCATCATGTCGTGCGTGGGCTTCGCCGTGGGCCTGGGCAACGTGTGGCGCTTCCCCTACCTGTGCTACAAGAACGGCGGAG GTGTGTTCCTTATCCCCTACGTCCTGATCGCCCTGATTGGAGGAATCCCCATTTTCTTCCTGGAGATCTCTCTGGGCCAATTCATGAAGGCTGGCAGTATCAATGTCTGGAACATCTGTCCCCTATTCAAAG GCCTCGGCTACGCCTCCATGGTCATCGTCTTCTACTGCAACACCTACTACATCATGGTGCTGGCTTGGGGCTTCTACTACCTGGTGAAGTCCTtcaccaccacactgccctgggCCACGTGTGGCCACGCCTGGAACAGCCCCGACTGCGTGGAGATCTTCCGCCATGAAGACTGCGCCAATGCCAGCCTGGCCAACCTCACGTGTGACCAGCTGGCCGACCGCCGGTCCCCTGTCATCGAGTTCTGGGA GAACAAAGTCCTGCGGCTCTCTGGGGGGCTGGAGGTGCCTGGGGCCCTCAACTGGGAGGTGACCCTGTGTCTGCTGGCCTGCTGGGTCCTGGTCTACTTCTGCGTCTGGAAGGGGGTCAAATCGACAGGGAAG ATCGTGTACTTCACTGCCACATTCCCCTATGTGGTCCTTGTGGTACTGTTGGTGCGTGGAGTGCTTCTGCCTGGCGCCCTGGACGGCATCGTCTACTATCTCAAGCCTGACTGGTCCAAGCTGGGGTCCCCTCAG GTGTGGATAGATGCTGGCAcccagattttcttttcttatgccaTTGGCCTGGGGGCCCTCACAGCCCTAGGCAGCTACAATCGCTTCAACAACAACTGCTACAA GGACGCCATCATCCTCGCGCTTATCAATAGCGGGACCAGCTTCTTTGCTGGCTTCGTGGTCTTCTCCATTCTGGGCTTCATGGCAGCAGAGCAGGGCGTGCACATCTCCAAGGTGGCTGAATCAG GGCCCGGCCTGGCCTTCATCGCCTATCCTCGCGCTGTCACGCTGATGCCTGTCGCCCCACTCTGGGCTGCCCTCTTCTTCTTCATGTTGCTGCTGCTTGGCCTGGACAGCCAG TTTGTAGGGGTGGAGGGCTTCATCACCGGGCTCCTCGACCTCCTGCCGGCCTCCTACTACTTCCGCTTCCAAAGGGAGATCTCCGTGGCCCTCTGCTGCATCCTCTGCTTTGTCATCGACCTCTCCATGGTGACCGAC GGCGGGATGTATGTCTTCCAGCTGTTTGACTATTACTCAGCCAGTGGCACGACACTGCTCTGGCAGGCCTTTTGGGAGTGCGTGGTGGTGGCCTGGGTGTACG GCGCAGACCGCTTCATGGATGACATTGCCTGTATGATTGGGTACCGCCCTTGCCCCTGGATGAAATGGTGCTGGTCCTTCTTCACCCCGCTGGTCTGCATG GGAATCTTCATCTTCAACGTGGTGTACTATGAGCCGCTGGTCTACAACAACACCTACGTGTACCCGTGGTGGGGCGAGGCCATGGGCTGGGGCTTCGCCCTCTCCTCCATGCTGTGTGTGCCCCTCCACCTTGCCGCCTGCCTCCTCAGGGCCAAGGGAACCATGGCTGAG CGCTGGCAGCACCTGACCCAGCCTGTCTGGGGCCTCCACCACTTGGAGTACCGAGCTCAGGACTCGGATGTCAGGGGCCTGACCACCCTGACCCCAGTGTCCGAGAATGGCAAGGTCGTGGTGGTGGAGAGTGTCATGTGA